The proteins below come from a single Blattabacterium cuenoti genomic window:
- a CDS encoding class I tRNA ligase family protein: protein MEYNFKEIEKKWKIFWKKYNIFRIIENKNKKKYYILNMFPYPSGSGLHIGHCLGYIASDIYARYKRLKGFNVLNPMGFDSFGLPAEQYAILTGKNPDETTHKNEKNYKNQMENIGISFDWSRILSTRNPSYYCWTQWMFIQIFNSWYDKNDNKAKSINILINEFKKNGNYSINAYTTYEKKFNDKYWNKSSLNDKETILQNYRLAFLSNNIVNWCPKLGTVLANDEINNGKSIRGGYLVYKKKMLQWNIRITAYSKRLIKGLNSIECSKSLKRSQINWIGEKKIFNIYFKIENSSFSKRIELPIIYPEFIFGITFIVLSKDHFLSKELFYKKNSLNHIKNNIHNKKYELNSVIFTQNYVIHPFIEKKIPIFISDFFYLKEKKKITVGIPGYEKSSKEFASKFKLEIIPIYQKKEKNKICINSFFLNGLNLKDARKKIINYALKKNVGKYRKNYKMHDATFSRQRYWGEPIPIFFKNGIPNPIPLKSLPLLLPKINDFHPKNGKSPLSNIDKWSWNEKTMKIVSNKLIDNKNIFPLETSTMPSWAGSSWYFLRYMDVNNNKFFISKEKENYWKNVDLYIGGAEHSTGHLIYARFWNKFLKDRNWITTDEPFKKILNQGMMLNHSAIILKVIGKNIIVSFNLKKEKDFSFQEIYIDISLVKNYNQIDLNKFIKFYPKFKNFNFFLENGKLLCKRKLEKMSKSKYNIINPDSIIHKYGSDIFRMYEMFLGPISQSKFWEEKKIIGIKKFINKFWNLFHQKNKFKITEKKPNILEYKILHNFIQEIDKKIESYSFNTCISSFMIITNKLIQLKCNKRKILQPLIQLISPFAPCLSEELWNKIGEKKSIMDYYLPSFNSKNLLEKKIKYSVMFNGKLKFIENFDKDISINEIKKIILNHHKLKILKEKSIKKLIIIPKKIINILY from the coding sequence ATGGAATATAATTTTAAAGAAATAGAAAAAAAATGGAAAATATTTTGGAAAAAATATAATATTTTTCGAATAATAGAAAATAAAAATAAAAAAAAATATTATATATTAAATATGTTTCCTTATCCATCTGGATCGGGATTACATATTGGACATTGCTTAGGTTATATAGCATCAGATATTTATGCAAGATATAAAAGATTAAAAGGTTTTAATGTTTTAAATCCTATGGGGTTTGATTCATTTGGTTTACCAGCAGAACAATATGCTATACTAACTGGAAAAAATCCAGATGAAACTACTCATAAAAATGAAAAAAATTATAAAAATCAAATGGAAAATATAGGAATTTCTTTTGATTGGAGTAGAATATTAAGTACTAGGAATCCGTCTTATTATTGTTGGACTCAATGGATGTTTATACAAATTTTTAATTCCTGGTATGATAAAAATGATAATAAAGCAAAGTCAATCAATATTTTAATTAATGAATTTAAAAAAAATGGAAATTATTCAATAAATGCTTATACTACTTATGAAAAAAAATTTAATGATAAATACTGGAATAAATCTTCTTTAAATGATAAAGAAACAATTCTTCAAAATTATCGTTTAGCATTTTTATCGAATAATATTGTTAATTGGTGTCCAAAATTGGGAACAGTATTAGCGAATGATGAAATAAATAATGGAAAAAGCATAAGAGGAGGATATTTAGTATATAAAAAAAAAATGCTACAATGGAATATAAGAATAACTGCTTATTCAAAAAGACTTATTAAAGGATTAAATTCAATAGAATGTTCAAAATCTTTAAAAAGATCACAAATTAATTGGATTGGAGAAAAAAAAATATTTAATATCTATTTTAAAATAGAAAATTCATCTTTTAGTAAAAGAATAGAATTACCTATTATTTATCCAGAATTTATATTTGGAATTACTTTTATTGTTTTATCAAAAGATCATTTTCTTTCAAAAGAATTATTCTATAAAAAAAATAGTTTAAATCATATTAAAAATAATATTCACAATAAAAAGTATGAATTAAATTCAGTAATTTTTACTCAAAATTACGTTATACATCCTTTTATCGAAAAAAAAATTCCAATTTTTATTAGCGATTTTTTTTATCTCAAAGAAAAGAAAAAAATTACTGTTGGAATTCCTGGATATGAAAAATCTAGTAAAGAATTTGCTTCTAAATTTAAATTAGAAATAATTCCTATATATCAAAAAAAAGAAAAAAATAAAATATGTATTAATTCTTTTTTTTTGAATGGATTAAATTTAAAAGATGCAAGAAAAAAAATTATAAATTATGCATTAAAAAAAAATGTTGGAAAATATAGAAAAAATTATAAAATGCATGATGCAACATTTTCTAGACAAAGATATTGGGGAGAACCTATCCCAATCTTTTTTAAGAATGGAATACCTAATCCAATTCCATTAAAAAGTTTACCATTATTATTGCCTAAAATTAATGATTTTCATCCTAAAAATGGAAAATCACCATTATCTAATATTGATAAATGGTCTTGGAATGAAAAAACTATGAAAATAGTATCCAATAAATTAATAGATAATAAAAATATTTTTCCATTAGAAACTAGCACAATGCCAAGTTGGGCCGGATCAAGTTGGTATTTTTTACGTTATATGGATGTTAATAACAATAAATTTTTTATATCTAAAGAAAAAGAAAATTATTGGAAAAATGTTGATTTATACATTGGAGGGGCTGAACATAGCACTGGCCATTTAATTTATGCAAGATTTTGGAATAAATTTTTAAAAGATAGAAATTGGATTACAACTGATGAACCTTTTAAAAAAATATTAAATCAGGGAATGATGCTAAATCATTCAGCTATTATTTTAAAAGTCATTGGAAAAAATATTATAGTATCTTTTAATTTAAAAAAAGAAAAAGATTTTTCCTTTCAAGAAATATATATAGATATTTCTTTAGTAAAAAATTATAATCAAATAGACTTGAATAAATTCATAAAATTTTATCCAAAATTCAAAAATTTTAATTTTTTTTTAGAAAATGGAAAACTTTTATGTAAAAGAAAATTAGAAAAAATGTCTAAATCTAAATATAATATAATTAATCCAGATTCTATTATCCATAAATATGGATCAGATATTTTTCGTATGTATGAAATGTTTTTAGGACCAATTAGTCAATCAAAATTTTGGGAAGAAAAAAAAATAATAGGAATTAAAAAATTTATTAATAAATTTTGGAATTTATTTCACCAAAAAAATAAATTTAAAATAACTGAAAAAAAACCAAATATTTTAGAATATAAAATATTACATAATTTTATTCAAGAAATAGATAAAAAAATAGAATCATATTCATTCAATACCTGTATTAGTTCTTTTATGATAATCACTAATAAACTAATCCAACTGAAATGCAATAAAAGAAAAATTCTTCAACCACTAATTCAATTAATTTCACCGTTTGCTCCTTGTTTATCTGAAGAATTATGGAATAAAATTGGAGAAAAAAAATCTATTATGGATTATTATCTTCCTTCTTTTAATTCAAAAAATTTACTAGAAAAAAAAATAAAATATTCCGTAATGTTTAATGGAAAATTAAAATTTATAGAAAATTTTGATAAAGATATTTCTATAAACGAAATTAAAAAAATAATTTTGAATCATCATAAATTAAAAATTTTAAAAGAAAAAAGTATAAAAAAATTAATTATAATACCAAAAAAAATAATAAATATTTTATATTAA
- a CDS encoding Glu/Leu/Phe/Val family dehydrogenase has translation MSKKNHITGSHNNFFNCIEKNFNKAAQYLSVDKGLLDHIKSCNSIYKINFPIKIDNKIKVIEAYRVQHSHHKLPCKGGIRYSNTVSHNEIMNLAGLMTYKCAIMDVPFGGAKGGIKVDTQIISKEDIEKVTRRYVDELIKRNFIGPKIDVPAPDYGSGEREMNWILDTFVSLYPNNIDALACVTGKSVSQGGIEGRKESTGLGIFHGIKGLCEIKDEMRSVGLDVGIEGKKVIIQGLGNVGYYAANFLHKSGAIIIALAEREGAIYNEKGLNVSKVVSHLQATGSLLNFPNAKNIKNSEKALELECDILIPAALENVIHKNNANRIKAKIIGEAANGPITYEADEILEKKGIIIIPDIYLNSGGVIVSYFEWLKNLSHISYNKMEKKISKNMNVGLLKIIQAICSKNRIEKGQQTNFLKESKEIDLVRLGLKESMNKGFQEILEIKKSLKINNIRTSAFLLAINKIIHSYEKSDMFP, from the coding sequence ATGTCAAAAAAAAACCATATAACTGGTTCTCATAATAATTTTTTTAATTGTATAGAAAAAAATTTTAACAAAGCTGCACAATATTTATCTGTTGATAAAGGTTTATTAGATCATATTAAATCTTGTAATTCAATATATAAAATTAATTTTCCTATAAAAATAGATAACAAAATAAAAGTCATAGAAGCGTATAGGGTGCAACATTCTCATCATAAACTACCTTGTAAAGGAGGAATTAGATATAGCAATACAGTTAGTCATAATGAAATTATGAATTTAGCTGGTTTAATGACTTATAAATGTGCCATAATGGATGTTCCTTTTGGAGGTGCCAAGGGGGGTATAAAAGTTGATACCCAAATTATTTCAAAAGAAGATATCGAAAAGGTAACTAGACGTTATGTTGATGAATTAATTAAAAGAAATTTTATTGGACCAAAAATTGATGTTCCCGCTCCTGATTATGGAAGTGGAGAAAGAGAAATGAATTGGATTCTAGATACTTTTGTCTCTTTATATCCTAATAATATTGATGCTCTAGCTTGTGTAACAGGGAAATCGGTCTCTCAAGGTGGGATCGAAGGAAGAAAAGAATCTACTGGATTAGGAATTTTTCACGGAATTAAAGGGCTATGTGAAATAAAGGATGAGATGCGTTCTGTTGGATTAGATGTTGGAATAGAAGGAAAAAAAGTAATTATTCAAGGATTAGGAAATGTTGGATATTATGCTGCTAACTTTTTACACAAATCAGGCGCTATTATTATTGCTTTAGCAGAAAGAGAAGGGGCAATATATAATGAAAAAGGATTAAACGTTTCTAAAGTAGTTTCTCATTTACAGGCAACAGGTTCTTTATTAAATTTTCCAAATGCAAAAAATATAAAAAATTCAGAAAAAGCACTAGAATTAGAATGTGATATTTTAATACCAGCTGCATTAGAAAATGTTATACATAAAAACAATGCTAATCGTATAAAAGCTAAAATTATAGGTGAAGCAGCTAATGGACCAATTACATATGAAGCGGATGAAATACTTGAAAAAAAAGGAATTATAATTATTCCAGATATTTATCTAAATTCTGGAGGTGTAATAGTTTCTTATTTTGAATGGTTAAAAAATTTGAGTCATATAAGTTATAATAAAATGGAGAAAAAAATTAGTAAAAATATGAATGTTGGGTTATTGAAAATAATTCAAGCAATTTGTTCTAAAAATAGAATTGAAAAAGGACAACAAACAAATTTTCTAAAAGAATCAAAAGAAATCGATTTAGTTCGTTTGGGTTTAAAAGAATCTATGAATAAGGGATTTCAAGAAATTTTAGAGATAAAAAAATCCTTAAAAATAAATAATATAAGAACTTCTGCTTTTTTATTAGCTATTAATAAAATTATTCATTCTTATGAAAAATCGGATATGTTTCCTTAA
- the pyrH gene encoding UMP kinase, which translates to MKYKRSLLKLSGEALMGGNEFGLHSTSLKQYAEEVKKVVDMGGQVAIVIGGGNIFRGFSSSRIREKIISRINGDYMGMLATVINGIAFQSYLENIGICTNIQTAIKMDPIVEPFEKDIAIRYLEKGRVVIFVAGTGNPYFTTDTAAVLRAKEIKADVLLKGTRVDGVYTKDPEKDQYAKKLENISFDMAYQMKIKVMDQTAFILANENNLPIIIFDINKEENFKKVISGEKIGTLVYKNKKLWKN; encoded by the coding sequence ATGAAGTATAAAAGATCATTATTAAAACTAAGTGGAGAAGCTCTTATGGGGGGTAATGAATTTGGACTTCATTCCACTAGTCTTAAACAATATGCTGAAGAAGTTAAAAAAGTAGTAGATATGGGGGGACAAGTTGCTATAGTAATAGGTGGTGGAAATATATTTAGAGGATTTTCTTCTTCTAGAATCAGAGAAAAAATAATTAGTCGAATAAACGGGGACTATATGGGGATGTTAGCAACTGTAATAAATGGAATTGCTTTTCAATCTTATTTAGAAAATATAGGAATATGCACCAACATACAAACAGCTATTAAAATGGATCCAATAGTAGAACCTTTTGAAAAAGATATAGCTATTCGTTATCTTGAAAAAGGAAGAGTAGTTATATTTGTAGCTGGAACAGGAAATCCTTATTTTACTACCGATACAGCCGCTGTTTTACGTGCAAAAGAAATAAAAGCGGATGTTTTACTCAAAGGAACTAGAGTAGATGGAGTTTACACAAAAGATCCAGAAAAAGATCAATATGCTAAAAAATTAGAAAATATATCTTTCGATATGGCTTATCAAATGAAAATTAAAGTAATGGATCAAACAGCATTTATTTTAGCAAATGAAAATAACTTACCTATTATTATTTTCGATATTAATAAAGAAGAAAATTTTAAAAAGGTAATTTCAGGAGAAAAGATAGGGACTTTAGTTTATAAAAATAAAAAATTATGGAAGAACTAA
- a CDS encoding ribosome-recycling factor: protein MEELKVIVDSCNKEMDKILNNLKQDIFHIRLGSRSIIVLLEKMKVKCYNTLLSLSEIANITIIDNMNITIQPWDLSIIGNIDKTIIDANLGFTPVNKGKLIHINLPIITEESRKNLLKKIKNYTEKSKILIRKIRKINNQRIKNIKISEDLSKIGENEIQKITTLYINKIEDIFISKKKEILTI from the coding sequence ATGGAAGAACTAAAAGTTATTGTTGATTCTTGCAATAAAGAAATGGATAAGATACTTAATAATCTTAAACAAGATATTTTTCATATACGATTGGGAAGCAGATCAATTATTGTTCTTTTAGAAAAAATGAAAGTAAAGTGTTACAATACTTTACTTTCATTATCAGAAATTGCAAATATTACAATTATAGATAATATGAATATTACTATTCAACCCTGGGATCTTTCGATTATTGGAAATATTGATAAGACTATTATTGATGCTAATTTAGGATTTACTCCAGTTAATAAAGGTAAATTAATTCATATTAATTTACCAATTATTACAGAAGAAAGTAGAAAGAATTTATTAAAAAAAATAAAAAATTATACTGAAAAATCTAAAATTCTAATAAGAAAAATTAGAAAAATCAATAATCAACGTATTAAAAACATAAAAATATCTGAAGATTTATCCAAAATTGGAGAAAATGAAATTCAAAAAATTACTACTCTATATATAAATAAAATAGAAGATATTTTTATTTCTAAAAAAAAAGAAATATTAACCATATAA
- the asnS gene encoding asparagine--tRNA ligase has protein sequence MVKKYSVKEILDKEFSILDYKVIVEGWVRSYRNSIFVILNDGSTVKNLQIILSKRMDKRITKEITIGTSVKVIGIIQKSIGEKQNIELKCSDLIIYKSVDSKKLQKSILQPKQHSLEKIRNQSHLRFQTNIFSCLMRIRHFISFSIHNFFHIKNFFCLHTPIITAYDCEGVGKMFRVTTLKNNLLDYSNDFFKRKTYLSVSGQLEAEAAIIGLGKVYTFGPVFRAENSNTTRHLSEFWMVEPEMAFFSLKECIDLAEEFLKFIIQFILDKCIEDLSFLNKNLKKWDKIKNNFLIKRLESLLNISFYRITYTNAIEILKKNKTIRFIHPVTWGMDLQSEHEKFLTNYYFKGSPVVVFDYPSSIKAFYMRVNDDNKTVSAMDILFPEIGEIIGGSQREERYKILLNRIKKFNINKNILWWYLDTRCFGSVPHSGFGLGFDRLVQFITGMDNIRDVIPFPRTPGSAEF, from the coding sequence ATGGTAAAAAAATATTCGGTTAAAGAAATTTTAGATAAAGAATTTTCCATTTTAGATTATAAAGTTATAGTAGAGGGATGGGTACGTTCTTATCGAAATTCGATTTTCGTTATTTTAAATGATGGATCAACCGTTAAAAATTTACAAATTATTTTATCCAAAAGAATGGATAAAAGAATCACTAAAGAAATAACAATAGGAACTTCTGTTAAAGTTATCGGTATAATTCAAAAAAGTATAGGGGAAAAACAAAATATTGAATTAAAATGTTCTGATCTTATTATATATAAATCAGTAGATTCAAAAAAATTACAAAAATCTATATTACAACCAAAACAACATAGTCTAGAAAAGATTAGAAATCAATCTCATTTACGTTTTCAAACGAATATTTTTAGTTGTTTAATGCGAATTAGACATTTTATATCTTTTTCTATTCATAATTTTTTTCATATAAAAAATTTTTTTTGTTTACACACTCCAATTATTACAGCTTATGATTGTGAAGGAGTTGGAAAAATGTTCCGAGTAACTACATTAAAAAATAATCTATTAGATTATTCAAATGATTTTTTTAAACGTAAAACTTATTTAAGTGTATCTGGTCAGTTAGAAGCAGAAGCAGCTATTATTGGATTAGGAAAAGTATATACTTTTGGTCCTGTATTTCGAGCGGAAAATTCAAATACTACTAGACATTTATCAGAATTTTGGATGGTTGAACCAGAAATGGCATTTTTTTCTTTAAAAGAATGTATTGATTTGGCGGAAGAATTTTTAAAATTTATTATTCAATTTATTTTAGATAAATGCATTGAAGATTTATCATTTTTAAATAAAAATTTAAAAAAATGGGATAAAATAAAAAATAATTTTCTTATTAAAAGATTAGAATCTTTATTAAATATTTCATTCTATCGTATCACTTATACAAATGCGATAGAAATTTTGAAAAAAAATAAAACTATAAGATTTATACATCCAGTTACTTGGGGAATGGATTTACAATCGGAACATGAAAAATTTTTAACAAATTATTATTTCAAAGGATCCCCAGTAGTGGTATTTGATTATCCTTCTTCTATTAAAGCATTTTACATGCGTGTAAATGACGATAATAAAACAGTTAGTGCTATGGATATATTATTTCCAGAAATAGGCGAAATAATTGGAGGGTCTCAAAGAGAAGAACGTTATAAAATTTTATTAAATAGAATTAAAAAATTCAATATAAATAAAAATATACTTTGGTGGTATTTAGATACTAGATGTTTCGGATCTGTTCCTCATAGTGGATTTGGATTAGGATTCGACCGTTTAGTTCAATTTATTACAGGAATGGATAATATTAGAGATGTTATTCCGTTTCCAAGAACTCCTGGATCTGCTGAATTTTGA
- the rpoN gene encoding RNA polymerase factor sigma-54, translated as MLKQQLSQKEQHNLSPQQIKLMKLIQLSVIDFEKKVRQELDDNPALESELYSNCLSEKDEKFYENENYIETEDEKNCNLSEDIDDYLNEYKSKENYNAFNKINEKFNNKNIPIIFKHSFQEFLKNQLHTSFFLNKKDLLIADFILGNIDNNGYLRRKIESIERDLFLIFGIKVTKDKIKKLLIKYIQKLEPIGIGARNLQECLLIQLNKKNKNKKIIFAKKIIQNCFELFIKKHYKKIQKKFNINKNLLKEILSQINKLNPKPGLIYSENSTTELDYIIPDFTISILDEKLKLTLNQRNIPELKISSIYLKMFKHYKYVKNDEKTLIFIKKKINSAKWFIDAVKQRENTLMLTMNAIINYQKEYFLTGDQSKIKPMILKNISQKIGLGISTISRVANSKYIDTPYGIFLIKNFFSEKMINKEGKYISSIEIKEFLGELIYNENKEKPFTDEELSGILKKKGYIVARRTIAKYRNQMEIPVARMRKMIK; from the coding sequence ATGTTAAAACAACAATTATCACAAAAAGAACAACATAATTTATCCCCTCAGCAGATAAAACTTATGAAGTTAATTCAATTATCTGTTATAGATTTTGAAAAAAAAGTTAGACAAGAACTAGATGATAATCCTGCATTAGAATCAGAATTATATTCTAATTGTTTATCTGAGAAAGATGAAAAATTTTATGAAAACGAAAATTATATAGAAACAGAAGATGAAAAAAATTGTAATCTATCAGAAGATATCGATGATTATTTAAATGAATATAAATCAAAAGAAAATTATAATGCATTTAATAAAATTAATGAAAAATTTAATAATAAAAATATCCCTATTATTTTTAAACATTCTTTTCAAGAATTTTTAAAAAATCAATTGCATACTTCTTTTTTTTTAAATAAAAAAGATTTGTTGATAGCTGATTTTATATTAGGAAATATAGATAATAATGGATATTTAAGAAGAAAAATAGAATCTATAGAAAGAGATTTATTTTTGATTTTTGGAATCAAGGTCACTAAAGACAAAATAAAAAAATTACTTATAAAGTATATACAAAAATTAGAACCTATTGGTATAGGAGCTAGAAATTTACAGGAATGTTTATTAATTCAATTAAATAAAAAAAATAAAAATAAAAAAATAATTTTTGCAAAAAAAATAATTCAAAATTGTTTTGAATTATTTATAAAAAAACATTATAAAAAAATCCAAAAAAAATTTAATATAAATAAAAATCTACTTAAAGAAATATTATCTCAAATCAATAAATTAAATCCAAAACCTGGATTAATTTATTCTGAAAATTCTACTACAGAATTAGATTATATTATTCCAGATTTCACCATATCCATTTTAGACGAAAAATTAAAATTAACATTAAATCAAAGAAATATTCCAGAATTAAAAATATCATCTATATATTTAAAAATGTTTAAACATTATAAATATGTTAAAAATGATGAAAAAACTTTAATTTTTATTAAAAAAAAAATTAATTCTGCAAAATGGTTTATAGATGCTGTAAAACAACGTGAAAATACTCTTATGTTAACAATGAATGCAATCATAAATTATCAAAAAGAATATTTTTTAACTGGAGATCAATCAAAAATTAAACCAATGATTTTAAAAAATATTTCTCAAAAAATTGGATTAGGAATATCTACAATATCACGTGTAGCTAATAGTAAATACATTGATACACCATATGGTATTTTTTTAATAAAAAATTTTTTTTCTGAAAAAATGATAAATAAAGAAGGAAAATACATTTCTTCTATTGAAATTAAAGAATTCTTGGGAGAATTAATTTATAATGAAAATAAAGAAAAACCATTTACAGATGAAGAATTATCTGGAATACTTAAAAAAAAAGGATATATTGTTGCTAGAAGAACCATTGCAAAATATAGAAATCAAATGGAAATACCAGTAGCAAGAATGAGAAAAATGATTAAGTAA
- a CDS encoding aldehyde dehydrogenase family protein → MFHTINPVDNKIIEKYRFFSKKEIDIKLYKSLKAYIEWKKLSFQERIMYIKKLYTYIRKYSNTLSSLITREMGKPILQSKLEINKSLDLCNYYCNLKEEFLIQNINIFEKKNENKYCFIAFEPIGTILGITPWNYPIWQIIRSSIPNLILGNVVLIKPALNTAGSSIVLEEIFIKSGFPIGIFQILLIKTNDVEYVISNDIVQGISFTGSTLSGKSIGSLSGKYIKKSILELGGNDAFIVLKDVKNIKKIAKIATESRLDNTGQTCISAKRFIIDVSIIDDFIDLVINEMNTFIRGDLYDESTKIGYISRSDLSDKLYKQYKNIICNGGKICLKTIKDGNYFSPSLLRINKKDIMYNQEEIFGPIATIIPFSKEEEISSIVNKTIYGLGASIWTSDINKAKSLSKDIDTGMIFINQIVKSDPRIPFGGIKKSGYGRELSIYSIKEFSNWKTMVIKN, encoded by the coding sequence ATGTTTCATACTATCAATCCAGTAGATAATAAAATTATAGAAAAATATAGATTTTTTTCTAAAAAAGAAATTGATATTAAATTATATAAATCATTAAAAGCATATATCGAATGGAAAAAATTATCTTTCCAAGAAAGAATTATGTATATAAAAAAATTATATACTTATATAAGAAAATATTCAAATACTCTATCATCATTAATTACTAGAGAAATGGGAAAACCCATATTACAATCTAAATTAGAGATAAACAAAAGTTTAGATTTGTGTAATTATTATTGTAATCTTAAAGAAGAATTTTTAATTCAAAATATTAATATTTTTGAAAAAAAAAATGAAAATAAATATTGTTTTATTGCATTTGAACCAATAGGAACAATATTAGGGATCACACCATGGAATTATCCAATTTGGCAAATAATTAGATCTTCTATTCCTAATTTAATATTAGGTAATGTAGTTTTGATAAAGCCAGCTTTGAATACTGCAGGATCTTCTATTGTTTTAGAAGAAATTTTTATAAAATCTGGATTTCCAATAGGAATTTTTCAAATATTATTAATTAAAACGAATGATGTAGAATATGTAATATCTAATGATATAGTACAGGGTATATCTTTTACCGGAAGTACATTATCAGGAAAATCTATAGGATCATTATCTGGAAAATATATAAAAAAATCTATCCTAGAATTAGGAGGAAATGATGCTTTTATTGTATTAAAAGATGTTAAAAATATTAAAAAAATTGCAAAAATTGCTACAGAATCTAGATTAGATAATACAGGACAAACTTGTATTTCGGCAAAAAGATTTATTATAGATGTTTCAATAATTGATGATTTTATTGATTTAGTTATAAATGAAATGAATACTTTTATAAGAGGTGATTTATATGATGAATCAACAAAAATTGGTTATATTTCTAGATCTGATTTATCGGATAAATTATATAAACAATATAAAAATATTATATGTAATGGAGGAAAAATATGTTTAAAAACAATTAAAGATGGTAATTATTTTTCTCCTTCTTTATTAAGAATAAATAAAAAAGATATAATGTATAATCAAGAAGAAATATTTGGTCCTATTGCAACTATCATTCCCTTTTCAAAAGAAGAAGAAATATCTTCCATTGTAAATAAAACCATATATGGATTAGGAGCATCTATTTGGACAAGTGATATAAATAAAGCTAAATCCTTATCTAAGGATATAGATACAGGTATGATTTTTATTAATCAAATAGTAAAATCAGATCCTAGAATTCCATTTGGAGGAATAAAAAAATCTGGATATGGAAGAGAATTATCTATTTACTCTATTAAAGAATTTTCTAATTGGAAAACTATGGTAATAAAAAATTAA
- a CDS encoding SufE family protein, producing the protein MNLLLKEKEKIIKDEFKSLYNWEDKYQYLISLGEEIEKKSKKFRSNDRLIDGCQSRIWIDAKLEKNRIFFEVDSDAIIPKGMAALMANLYSGVYPNEIIMSDNKIIYDIGLIDFLSPIRANGLILLLEKIKLFANHYNNYLRIEK; encoded by the coding sequence ATGAATTTATTATTAAAAGAAAAAGAAAAAATAATAAAAGATGAATTCAAATCTCTTTATAATTGGGAAGATAAATATCAATATTTAATCTCTTTGGGAGAAGAGATAGAGAAAAAATCAAAAAAATTTAGATCTAATGATCGATTAATTGATGGATGTCAATCTAGAATATGGATTGATGCTAAATTAGAAAAAAATCGTATATTTTTTGAGGTGGATAGTGATGCTATTATTCCTAAAGGAATGGCAGCGTTAATGGCTAATTTATATTCAGGTGTATATCCTAATGAAATTATAATGTCTGATAATAAAATAATTTACGATATAGGACTAATAGATTTTTTATCTCCAATTAGAGCGAATGGTTTAATATTATTATTAGAAAAAATAAAATTATTTGCTAATCATTATAATAATTATTTAAGAATAGAGAAATAA